The Blattabacterium sp. DPU genome includes a window with the following:
- the dapB gene encoding 4-hydroxy-tetrahydrodipicolinate reductase, translated as MNIAIIGYGKMGKTIEKIAKIRNHKISLCYDETPSVHLLNNSNSNVAIEFSQPDSAFNNVKICVENNIPIVSGTTGWLEKFEIIKKICKEKNGSLLYSSNFSIGMNIFFEINKKLSKLLHSYSKEYEVTIEEIHHKKKIDKPSGTALSLAKDIVNNSMKKTWILDDKNDKKTKDQILISSKRFDNVPGIHIVKYESKIEEIRIQHQAHNRDGFALGAIIAAEWIQNKKGIFSMKEVLGI; from the coding sequence ATGAATATAGCAATAATAGGATATGGAAAAATGGGGAAAACTATAGAAAAAATAGCTAAAATTAGAAATCATAAAATTTCATTATGTTATGATGAAACTCCTTCTGTACATTTATTGAATAATTCAAATTCAAATGTAGCAATAGAATTTAGTCAACCTGATTCTGCATTTAACAATGTAAAAATTTGTGTAGAAAATAATATTCCTATAGTAAGTGGAACTACAGGATGGCTAGAAAAATTTGAAATTATTAAAAAAATATGTAAAGAAAAAAATGGATCTCTTTTGTATTCTTCCAATTTTAGTATTGGAATGAATATTTTTTTTGAAATTAATAAAAAATTATCAAAATTATTACATTCATATTCTAAAGAATATGAAGTCACAATAGAAGAAATACATCACAAAAAAAAAATAGATAAACCTAGTGGAACAGCTCTTTCTTTGGCAAAAGATATAGTGAATAATAGCATGAAAAAAACATGGATTTTAGATGATAAAAACGATAAAAAAACAAAAGATCAAATTTTGATTTCATCAAAAAGATTCGATAATGTACCAGGAATACATATTGTCAAATATGAATCTAAAATAGAAGAAATAAGAATCCAACATCAAGCTCATAATAGAGATGGATTTGCTTTAGGAGCTATTATTGCGGCAGAATGGATACAAAACAAAAAAGGGATTTTTTCTATGAAAGAGGTTTTAGGAATATAA
- the ilvB gene encoding biosynthetic-type acetolactate synthase large subunit: MEKKLFSGSEIVIKTLLHEEVEYIFGYPGGAIMPIYDSLHDYLNSISHVLMRHEQGSIHAAQGYARATGKIGVCFTTSGPGATNLITGLADALIDSTPVVCITGQVSSHLLGTDAFQETNIIDISIPVTKWNIQVLKAKDICKSIQKGFLIAKKGRPGPVLIDITKDAQFQKTVFHYTRCEYIRNFHPYPCIENEKIIKAANLINSAERPLILVGQGVILAEAEEEFKEFVEKTGIPVASTLLGLGALSNNHHLYVGMLGMHGNYAPNILTNQCDILIAIGMRFDDRVTGDVKKYAKQAKIIHLEIDSSEINKNILCHIPILGDCKISLKKLIFYVHESIHKKWISKFFCLKEKEKTIVIQGDINPKKKGITMGEVIKWINQYKKRNAILVTDVGQHQMIASRYFNFTYKKSQITSGGLGTMGFALPASIGAQLGARNRQVICVVGDGGIQMTIQEMGTILQNKIPVKIILLNNNFLGMVRQWQQLFFDKRYSCTELVNPDFVQLAHAYNIKAKKVSQREELEKSVKKALNHDKAFLLEVITEKEDNVFPMIPAGAAVDEIRLT; encoded by the coding sequence ATGGAAAAAAAGTTATTTTCTGGTTCAGAAATAGTAATAAAAACACTATTACATGAAGAAGTAGAATACATATTTGGATATCCAGGTGGAGCTATTATGCCTATATATGATTCTCTGCACGATTATTTAAATTCCATATCTCATGTTCTCATGCGTCATGAACAAGGATCTATTCATGCCGCACAAGGATACGCTAGAGCAACCGGAAAAATTGGAGTATGTTTCACGACTTCAGGTCCAGGAGCGACTAATTTAATTACTGGACTAGCAGATGCCTTGATAGACAGTACTCCTGTTGTTTGCATTACTGGACAAGTATCTTCTCATTTATTAGGAACTGATGCTTTTCAAGAAACAAATATTATAGATATTTCTATTCCTGTTACTAAATGGAATATTCAAGTTTTAAAAGCTAAAGATATTTGTAAATCGATTCAAAAAGGATTCTTGATAGCTAAAAAAGGGAGACCAGGACCTGTATTAATAGATATTACTAAAGATGCTCAATTTCAAAAAACGGTATTTCATTATACACGTTGTGAATATATAAGAAATTTTCATCCATATCCCTGTATAGAAAACGAAAAAATAATAAAAGCAGCAAATCTAATTAATTCAGCGGAAAGGCCTTTAATTCTAGTAGGTCAAGGAGTGATTTTAGCTGAAGCGGAAGAAGAATTTAAAGAATTTGTTGAAAAAACTGGAATTCCAGTAGCTAGCACTCTGTTAGGGTTAGGAGCATTGTCTAATAATCATCATTTATATGTAGGTATGTTAGGCATGCATGGAAATTATGCTCCCAATATTTTAACTAATCAATGTGATATTCTTATTGCAATAGGGATGCGATTTGACGATCGTGTTACTGGAGATGTTAAAAAATATGCTAAACAAGCTAAAATTATTCATTTAGAAATAGATAGTTCAGAAATTAATAAAAATATTTTATGTCATATTCCAATTTTAGGAGATTGTAAAATCTCTTTAAAAAAATTAATTTTTTATGTTCATGAATCGATCCATAAAAAATGGATAAGTAAATTTTTTTGTCTTAAAGAAAAAGAAAAAACCATAGTAATACAAGGAGATATAAATCCAAAAAAAAAAGGAATTACTATGGGTGAAGTAATTAAATGGATAAATCAATATAAGAAAAGAAATGCAATTCTTGTAACTGATGTAGGACAACATCAAATGATAGCTTCAAGATATTTCAATTTTACTTATAAAAAAAGTCAAATAACTTCTGGGGGATTGGGTACTATGGGATTTGCTTTACCTGCTTCTATAGGAGCTCAATTAGGAGCTCGAAATAGGCAGGTGATTTGTGTTGTTGGAGATGGAGGAATTCAAATGACAATACAAGAAATGGGGACTATCTTACAAAATAAGATTCCCGTTAAAATTATACTGTTAAATAATAATTTTTTGGGAATGGTACGTCAGTGGCAACAGCTTTTTTTTGATAAACGTTATTCGTGTACAGAACTAGTTAATCCAGATTTTGTACAATTAGCTCATGCTTATAACATAAAAGCAAAGAAAGTAAGTCAAAGAGAAGAATTAGAAAAATCAGTAAAAAAAGCATTAAACCATGACAAAGCTTTTTTATTAGAAGTTATTACAGAAAAAGAAGACAATGTTTTTCCTATGATTCCGGCAGGAGCTGCGGTAGATGAAATTCGTTTAACATAA
- the mnmA gene encoding tRNA 2-thiouridine(34) synthase MnmA, translated as MQKVVIGLSGGVDSSVAALILKKKGYEVIGLFMHNWEEENYNNKCTWKEDCIDAMLVAKQLNIPFQVIEMKNEYKKRVINYMFHEYRLGKTPNPDILCNKEIKFNVFLKKALDLGADFIATGHYVKKEKIIKNKKTIYRLLIGKDLNKDQSYFLCQLTQYQLEKSLFPLGLLTKNQVRKIAEIHKLWNAHKKESQGLCFVGKINFPNFLKKKIFPKKGEIVCINSNASVYLEKKIFFSKEEELFFISRKKKYKKTDGEIIGYHQGAYYFTKGQRKGIALGGYQEALFVIDTDVEKNIVYTGMGKKHPGLYRKSLFIQEKNIHWIREDLSLFEGEKMDVFCRIRYRQPLQKSKLHKIKEGMFVEFENMQCAITEGQFAVWYLGKELIGSGVISIILFFIFFIKI; from the coding sequence ATGCAAAAAGTAGTAATAGGCCTTTCAGGCGGCGTAGATTCGAGTGTTGCTGCATTAATTCTCAAAAAAAAAGGATATGAAGTTATTGGTTTATTCATGCATAATTGGGAAGAGGAAAATTATAATAATAAATGTACTTGGAAAGAGGATTGTATTGATGCTATGTTAGTAGCTAAACAATTAAATATCCCTTTTCAAGTAATTGAAATGAAAAATGAGTATAAAAAACGTGTCATAAACTATATGTTTCATGAGTATAGATTGGGAAAAACACCAAATCCAGATATTTTATGTAATAAAGAAATAAAATTTAATGTTTTTTTGAAAAAAGCACTTGATTTAGGAGCAGATTTTATTGCAACAGGACATTATGTGAAAAAAGAAAAAATTATAAAAAATAAAAAAACAATTTATCGTCTTTTAATTGGAAAGGATCTTAATAAAGATCAATCATATTTTTTATGTCAATTAACGCAATATCAATTGGAAAAATCCCTATTTCCATTAGGCCTTTTAACTAAAAATCAAGTAAGAAAAATAGCAGAAATTCATAAATTATGGAATGCTCATAAAAAAGAATCTCAGGGATTATGTTTTGTAGGAAAAATTAATTTTCCAAATTTTCTTAAAAAAAAAATTTTCCCCAAAAAAGGAGAAATAGTTTGTATTAATTCTAATGCTTCAGTATATCTAGAAAAAAAAATTTTCTTTTCTAAAGAAGAAGAATTATTTTTTATATCTAGAAAAAAAAAATATAAAAAAACAGATGGAGAAATTATAGGATATCATCAAGGGGCCTATTATTTTACAAAAGGACAACGTAAAGGAATAGCATTAGGAGGTTATCAGGAAGCTCTTTTTGTTATAGATACTGATGTAGAAAAAAATATTGTTTATACGGGAATGGGGAAAAAACATCCAGGATTATATAGAAAATCTTTGTTTATTCAGGAAAAAAATATTCATTGGATTCGGGAAGATCTTAGTCTTTTTGAAGGAGAAAAAATGGACGTATTTTGTAGAATTCGTTATAGACAGCCATTACAAAAATCAAAATTACATAAAATTAAAGAAGGAATGTTTGTCGAATTTGAAAACATGCAATGTGCTATAACAGAAGGACAATTTGCTGTTTGGTATCTTGGAAAAGAATTAATAGGATCAGGGGTTATTTCTATCATTTTATTTTTTATATTTTTTATCAAAATTTGA
- a CDS encoding acetolactate synthase — protein MKHQFRIIILGEKDTRLLSRILIILNRKNIKTNHINVSNHNDNKTISNIRYILDLEEPEEQLLKIKKLIEKLIGIIHVYYYKLEEKNSRKNSWKRMDLPLVTY, from the coding sequence ATGAAGCATCAATTCAGAATAATAATTTTAGGAGAAAAAGATACAAGATTATTAAGTAGAATTCTTATTATTCTCAATCGAAAAAACATAAAAACTAATCATATTAATGTATCTAATCACAATGATAACAAAACTATTAGCAATATTAGATATATCCTTGATTTAGAAGAGCCAGAAGAACAATTGTTAAAAATAAAAAAATTAATTGAAAAATTAATTGGAATTATTCATGTTTATTATTATAAACTAGAAGAAAAAAATTCTAGAAAAAATTCATGGAAGAGAATGGATTTACCATTAGTAACATATTAA
- a CDS encoding rhomboid family intramembrane serine protease: MFVHSKRLFLHIIFNMLALFMFGGQIETILGVKKFIIIYFLSGVLAALFQIIFNTGILYYFVQTLDFSQAKKALDYLNEEQKINLYSSMYSPMMGASGAVSGIVGAFAKFFPEHRIFILPFPFPIAVRKALIIFISGSFISAILNLAPGVAHFAHIGGILSGYFIVSFFYKK, encoded by the coding sequence ATGTTCGTTCACTCCAAACGACTTTTTTTACATATAATCTTTAATATGTTAGCTTTATTCATGTTTGGAGGACAAATAGAAACTATATTAGGAGTAAAAAAATTTATAATTATATATTTTTTATCAGGTGTTTTAGCCGCTTTATTTCAAATCATTTTTAATACTGGTATTTTGTATTATTTTGTTCAAACTTTAGATTTTTCACAAGCTAAGAAAGCATTAGATTATTTAAATGAAGAACAAAAAATAAATCTTTATAGCTCTATGTATTCTCCTATGATGGGAGCTTCTGGAGCCGTAAGTGGAATAGTAGGAGCTTTTGCTAAATTTTTTCCGGAACATAGAATTTTTATTCTTCCTTTTCCTTTTCCAATAGCAGTTAGAAAAGCTTTGATAATTTTTATTTCTGGAAGTTTTATTTCGGCTATTTTAAATTTGGCTCCTGGAGTTGCTCATTTTGCCCATATTGGTGGAATATTATCAGGTTATTTTATAGTAAGTTTTTTCTATAAAAAATAA
- the ilvD gene encoding dihydroxy-acid dehydratase, protein MKKRINNFSKKITKEPNLPAAHAMLYATGMKESDFCKAQIGIVSNWYEGNPCNMHLDKLAKKIKSSVINQNLIGFQFTTIGVSDGITMGTSGMRYSLPSRELIADSIETVVDSHHYDGIIAIPGCDKNIPGVMIALLRLNRPSIIVYGGSISPGYYNGNKLDVVSSFEALGKKNTRQITEFEYKNIIKNSCPGPGACGGMYTANTIASALEAMGMMLPYSSSSPSTSENKKRECQEVSKYIENLLKKGINPKDIVTKTSIENGVKLAMCLGGSTNCILHFLAIARSANIDFSLKDFQKISNQVPLIGNLKPSGTFLMEDIHTDIGGMPVIIKYLLNEGILSGDCLTVTGKTLYDNMKNIPNITFNQKIIHSLDNPIKKNAHIRILYGNLSPEGAIAKITGKEGTIFRGKANVFDSEEEVNQAILNNRILPGIVIVIRYVGPIGGPGMPEMLKPTSYIMGSGLGKKVALITDGRFSGGSHGFVVGHITPEAHSGGLIALVQNEDIIKIDTENNTITLEVGVEEIQRRRKLWTPPSLKVKKGYLYKYTRMVSPASEGCITDQF, encoded by the coding sequence ATGAAAAAAAGAATTAACAATTTTAGCAAAAAAATAACAAAAGAACCTAATTTACCAGCAGCACATGCTATGTTATATGCTACCGGAATGAAAGAATCAGATTTTTGTAAGGCTCAAATAGGAATAGTTAGTAATTGGTATGAAGGGAATCCTTGCAATATGCATTTGGATAAATTAGCGAAAAAAATAAAATCATCGGTTATAAACCAAAATTTAATAGGATTTCAATTTACCACGATTGGAGTAAGTGATGGAATTACTATGGGAACATCAGGTATGAGATATTCACTTCCTTCTAGAGAATTAATAGCGGATAGCATAGAAACTGTAGTGGATTCTCACCATTATGATGGAATAATAGCTATTCCTGGATGCGATAAAAATATACCAGGAGTCATGATTGCTTTGCTAAGATTGAATAGACCTTCTATAATTGTATATGGAGGCAGTATTTCTCCTGGTTATTATAATGGGAATAAATTAGATGTTGTTTCTTCTTTTGAAGCTTTAGGAAAAAAAAATACTCGTCAAATTACTGAATTTGAGTATAAAAATATAATAAAAAATTCTTGTCCTGGTCCAGGTGCTTGTGGAGGTATGTATACGGCAAATACTATCGCTTCTGCTTTAGAAGCAATGGGAATGATGCTTCCTTATTCTTCCTCTTCTCCTTCAACAAGTGAAAATAAAAAAAGAGAATGTCAAGAAGTATCTAAATATATTGAAAATCTATTAAAAAAAGGGATTAATCCAAAAGATATAGTAACAAAAACTTCTATAGAAAATGGAGTAAAATTAGCTATGTGTTTAGGTGGATCAACTAATTGTATTTTACATTTTTTAGCCATCGCTAGATCAGCAAATATTGATTTTTCTTTAAAAGATTTTCAAAAAATAAGTAATCAAGTTCCTCTTATTGGAAATCTAAAACCTAGTGGAACTTTCTTAATGGAAGATATTCATACAGATATAGGAGGAATGCCTGTTATTATTAAATATTTATTAAATGAAGGAATATTATCAGGAGATTGTTTAACCGTTACTGGAAAAACATTGTATGACAATATGAAAAATATTCCTAATATAACTTTTAATCAAAAAATTATTCATTCTTTAGACAATCCCATAAAAAAAAATGCACATATTAGAATTTTGTATGGAAACTTATCTCCAGAAGGAGCTATTGCTAAAATTACTGGAAAAGAAGGAACAATTTTTAGAGGAAAGGCTAATGTTTTCGATTCAGAAGAAGAAGTTAATCAAGCTATTTTGAATAATAGAATTTTACCTGGAATTGTTATTGTTATTCGATATGTAGGGCCAATAGGTGGTCCAGGAATGCCAGAAATGTTAAAACCAACATCTTATATTATGGGATCTGGGTTAGGAAAAAAAGTAGCTCTTATTACAGATGGAAGATTTTCAGGAGGATCACATGGTTTTGTTGTAGGACATATCACTCCAGAAGCACACTCTGGAGGATTAATTGCTTTAGTACAAAATGAAGATATTATTAAAATAGATACGGAAAATAATACCATTACTCTAGAAGTGGGAGTAGAGGAAATACAAAGGAGAAGAAAATTATGGACTCCTCCTTCACTAAAAGTTAAAAAAGGATATCTATACAAATATACAAGAATGGTATCTCCAGCTTCTGAAGGATGCATTACAGATCAATTTTAG
- the lepB gene encoding signal peptidase I gives MHQYFIFNGIFLFFEHVIHVLGTWKLYKKLGIKSWKILIPVYNIFIILKIYKRSIWCIFLLLFPLTSIILIFILWMDLIFTFFKKTKKNIILFFLSAGLYIFYINFFKKIQLLKIENITKKKKTDHIGILLAIILSFVTHTYIVQPFVIPTSSMERTLLVGDFILVSKIHYGLRMPMSPISIPFIHNNIIGNIKSYISIFQWPYFRFPSIQSIQRNDIVVFNFPKDSNHKIIDRKDHYIKRCVGLPGDLISIKKGILFVNHKKEKFFLEKQQAYFIKTENIPLNIEYLKNKMDIEDVEYIGEKNDEYFYQIMLNEQKAVQIKHLFDNIVFIKKYILPIHFKENMIFHNYTDWNRDFFGPLHIPKKGELIQLNSKNIHIYNEIFTYEKVNKFDFFSKKYYEVKNNYYFMMGDNRHNSSDSRYWGFVPEDHIVGKPIFIWMSIDWDRDNPLNIFNWKFRWDRIMKTVNGKYSYLSLLFLLSFVYFISFLFKSEKS, from the coding sequence ATGCATCAATATTTTATTTTTAATGGTATTTTTTTATTTTTTGAACATGTTATTCATGTTTTAGGAACATGGAAGTTGTACAAAAAATTAGGAATAAAATCTTGGAAGATTCTTATTCCTGTATATAATATTTTTATTATTTTAAAAATTTATAAAAGATCTATATGGTGTATTTTTTTGTTATTATTTCCATTAACTAGTATAATATTAATTTTTATTTTGTGGATGGATTTAATTTTTACTTTTTTCAAAAAAACGAAAAAAAATATTATTTTATTTTTTTTATCAGCAGGATTATATATTTTTTACATAAATTTTTTTAAAAAAATTCAATTATTAAAAATTGAAAATATAACAAAAAAAAAGAAAACAGATCATATAGGAATTTTATTAGCTATAATTCTTTCTTTTGTTACTCATACTTATATAGTTCAGCCTTTTGTCATTCCTACTTCTTCTATGGAAAGAACTTTATTAGTAGGAGATTTTATCCTAGTTAGTAAAATTCATTATGGATTACGAATGCCTATGTCCCCCATTTCCATTCCATTTATTCATAATAATATTATTGGAAATATAAAATCTTATATTTCTATTTTTCAATGGCCTTATTTTCGTTTTCCTTCCATACAATCTATCCAAAGAAATGATATAGTCGTTTTCAATTTTCCCAAAGATTCTAATCATAAAATAATAGATAGAAAAGATCATTATATTAAACGTTGTGTAGGATTACCGGGAGATTTAATATCTATTAAAAAAGGAATTTTATTTGTTAATCATAAAAAAGAAAAATTTTTTTTAGAAAAACAACAAGCTTATTTTATTAAAACGGAAAATATTCCTTTAAACATAGAGTATCTTAAAAATAAAATGGATATTGAGGACGTTGAATATATTGGAGAAAAAAATGATGAATATTTTTACCAAATCATGTTGAACGAACAAAAAGCAGTTCAGATAAAACATTTATTTGATAATATAGTTTTTATAAAAAAGTATATTCTTCCTATTCATTTTAAGGAAAATATGATATTTCATAATTACACTGATTGGAATAGAGATTTTTTTGGTCCATTACACATCCCCAAAAAAGGAGAATTAATTCAATTAAATTCAAAAAATATTCACATTTATAATGAAATTTTTACTTATGAAAAAGTGAATAAATTCGATTTTTTTTCAAAAAAATATTATGAAGTAAAAAACAATTATTATTTTATGATGGGAGATAACAGACATAATTCATCTGATTCTCGTTATTGGGGGTTCGTTCCAGAAGATCATATAGTAGGGAAACCCATATTTATATGGATGAGCATTGATTGGGATAGAGATAATCCTTTAAATATATTTAATTGGAAATTTCGTTGGGATAGAATTATGAAAACAGTAAATGGAAAATATTCTTATTTGTCTTTATTATTTTTATTATCATTTGTATATTTCATTTCTTTTTTATTTAAGAGTGAAAAATCATGA
- the ilvC gene encoding ketol-acid reductoisomerase, with amino-acid sequence MKIKFGSIEENIITRNEFSLYKAKEILKQETIAVLGYGVQGPGQSLNLRDNGFKVIVGQRKHSFSWKKALKDGWIEGENLFSLEDASEKGTIIMYLLSDAGQIYFWPTLSKYLTEGKSLYFSHGLGLTFHDQTKISPPENIDIFLVAPKGSGTSLRKLFKQGKGINSSYAIYQDYSGKSLEKTLSIGIGIGSGYLFETNFQNEVYSDLVGERGTLMGAIQGIFAAQYQILREKGHSPSESFNETVEELTQSLMPLVSEKGMDWMYANCSTTAQRGALDWWKKFRDATLPIFNELYHEVSSGKEVKRIIKANSDINYREKLQKELQNLRQSELWKVGSIIRNLRPEKKDQN; translated from the coding sequence ATGAAAATTAAATTTGGATCTATAGAAGAAAATATCATTACAAGAAATGAATTTTCATTATATAAAGCTAAAGAAATTTTGAAACAAGAAACTATTGCTGTATTAGGTTATGGAGTTCAAGGTCCTGGGCAATCTCTAAACTTAAGAGATAATGGATTTAAAGTGATAGTAGGACAAAGAAAACATTCTTTTTCTTGGAAAAAAGCGTTAAAAGACGGATGGATAGAAGGTGAAAATCTTTTTTCTTTGGAAGATGCTTCTGAAAAAGGAACTATAATTATGTATTTGTTATCAGATGCAGGTCAAATATATTTTTGGCCTACTCTTAGTAAATATTTAACTGAAGGAAAATCCTTATATTTTTCACATGGTTTAGGATTAACTTTTCATGATCAAACAAAAATTTCTCCTCCTGAAAATATAGATATTTTTTTAGTAGCGCCAAAAGGGTCAGGAACTAGTTTAAGAAAACTATTTAAACAAGGAAAAGGAATTAATTCTAGTTATGCTATTTATCAAGATTATAGTGGAAAAAGTTTAGAAAAAACTTTGTCTATTGGAATTGGAATAGGATCTGGATATTTATTTGAAACCAATTTTCAAAATGAGGTATATTCTGATTTAGTAGGAGAAAGAGGGACTTTGATGGGAGCTATACAAGGAATTTTTGCGGCACAATATCAAATATTAAGAGAAAAAGGACATTCTCCTTCAGAATCTTTTAACGAAACGGTAGAAGAGTTGACTCAAAGTTTGATGCCACTAGTATCAGAAAAAGGAATGGATTGGATGTATGCTAATTGTTCTACTACCGCACAAAGAGGAGCTTTGGATTGGTGGAAAAAATTTAGAGATGCTACTCTTCCAATTTTTAATGAATTATATCATGAAGTTTCTTCTGGAAAAGAAGTGAAAAGAATTATTAAAGCCAATAGTGATATAAATTATAGAGAAAAATTACAAAAGGAATTACAAAATCTTAGACAAAGTGAATTATGGAAAGTAGGATCCATAATTCGAAATCTTAGACCAGAAAAAAAAGATCAGAATTAA
- the ilvA gene encoding threonine ammonia-lyase has protein sequence MKNKLKGYFPSYKEIVKAKNILKDIIYETPLQKNSLLSEKYKANIFLKREDLQIIRSYKIRGAYNKIKSLSYTELKKGIVCASAGNHAQGVAYSCNILKIPGKIYMPSTTPKQKVERVKMFGKKYIEIILMGDTFDAVSSEAIIYCKKNEKIFIHPFDDIKIIEGQATVGLEILQQSILNIDYIFIPIGGGGLASGVSSHFKEFSPKTKIIGVEPKGAPSMSYSLKKGKIVELKTIDRFIDGASVKKVGKLNFNICHQTLFDIKTVPEGKVCTTILDLYNLEAIVAEPAGALSIAALDFYSNEIKGKTIVCILSGGNNDITRTEEIRERSLLYEEKKHYFIVKFPQRAGALKEFVNNILGPKDDITYFEYSKKTSKEEGPAVIGIELADKNEFSGFLGRMKKHKVHFQYLNKNPDLFRVLI, from the coding sequence TTGAAAAATAAGTTGAAAGGATACTTTCCTTCTTACAAAGAAATAGTTAAAGCTAAAAATATATTAAAAGATATCATTTATGAAACTCCGTTACAAAAAAATTCTCTTTTATCAGAAAAATATAAAGCAAATATTTTTTTAAAAAGAGAAGACTTACAAATCATACGTTCATATAAGATTAGAGGAGCTTATAATAAAATAAAGAGTTTATCTTATACAGAACTGAAAAAGGGAATTGTTTGTGCAAGTGCAGGAAATCATGCACAAGGAGTTGCATATTCTTGTAATATATTAAAAATTCCGGGAAAAATATATATGCCAAGTACTACCCCTAAACAAAAAGTAGAAAGAGTAAAAATGTTTGGAAAAAAGTATATTGAAATTATTCTAATGGGAGATACTTTTGATGCGGTAAGTAGTGAAGCCATAATATATTGTAAAAAAAATGAAAAAATTTTTATTCATCCTTTTGATGACATTAAAATTATTGAAGGACAAGCTACTGTTGGGTTAGAAATTCTACAACAATCAATTTTAAATATTGATTATATTTTTATTCCTATTGGTGGAGGAGGATTAGCTTCGGGTGTGAGTAGTCATTTCAAAGAATTTAGCCCTAAAACTAAAATTATAGGAGTGGAACCTAAAGGAGCCCCATCTATGAGTTATTCTTTAAAAAAAGGAAAAATTGTGGAATTAAAAACAATAGATAGATTTATTGATGGAGCTTCAGTAAAAAAGGTGGGGAAATTAAATTTTAATATATGTCATCAAACATTATTTGATATCAAAACAGTTCCTGAGGGTAAGGTTTGCACAACAATTTTAGATTTGTATAACTTAGAAGCAATTGTTGCAGAACCTGCTGGAGCTCTTTCAATAGCTGCTTTGGATTTTTACTCTAATGAAATTAAAGGAAAAACTATTGTCTGTATTTTAAGTGGAGGAAATAATGATATTACCAGAACTGAAGAAATAAGAGAAAGATCTCTTTTATATGAAGAAAAAAAACATTATTTTATTGTAAAATTTCCCCAGAGAGCTGGAGCTCTAAAAGAATTTGTAAATAATATTTTAGGGCCAAAAGATGATATTACCTATTTTGAATATTCTAAAAAAACTTCTAAAGAAGAAGGACCAGCTGTAATAGGAATAGAATTAGCAGATAAAAATGAATTTTCAGGATTCTTAGGAAGAATGAAAAAGCATAAAGTTCATTTTCAATACTTGAATAAAAATCCAGATTTATTTCGTGTTCTTATATAA